A region of the Ranitomeya imitator isolate aRanImi1 chromosome 10, aRanImi1.pri, whole genome shotgun sequence genome:
aacatattcaatcagaagtagatgctgaggtttccccagaaaagtcacacttgcagagcaaatagcaagaattacacaccatttttgcatgtgtcaggcaaattgctttatgacatttgagacattcataatttgaaagccttctggttccgctttccgtttggcaggtggtgcagatggtgacttttcaccatcatcttctgggcggaaccttttgagctgaacttgaaggcgagaggggataccgattgttttcacgcttctcctgcgtagctctccaagtactagttcatgggccaattttttcagatacaatcgtctacggagtggttcaagcttgttttcaagataaattacttgtgaatttataccacccaaattcaacatagcaaaaaatatgaccattggccagcgtttgatgtttctgctgacgttgaaagtggagcacatctgatctgctgtatccacaccccctttggtggcattgtaaaatgtaattatctccggttttttttctgccccagtcccaggatcgatggcagcatcatcatgaagtgttgatagaagaagtacgatttttttggcatgtggtacataggaaactaaagcctttccattatggaatgcaaacatactgctgtactgttgtctctctttcacacttacaaactgtggcggcaattcccttttgttttttcttacagttcccacatatgacagcttctgaattttcagataatcaatcagatcacaacttgtaaaccaattgtcagctgtaatattgcgacctgatccaaataagggttcagccagtctttttacaacatcaatgggtttgttgctcacacagtaaggaccttctggttgttttcctgcataaacttccaggttgtaagtgtaggtcttactggcatcaacaagggcataaatttttattccatatttgtttggctttgatggaatatattgacgaaaggcacatctaccacgaaaaccagggagcatttcgtcaatagtgagattctctccagggtaataactttgtttacagtttacaacaaatctttgaaatatatcacgaattggagcagtcggtcatgtgttttgcgttcggttcgggtagttctgtcgtcaaaccgaaggcaacgaattagaatcttgaatctgtttatggacataacaaggctaaatttttcaactccatccccatctttaccccaaagttcctccaaactttgtctatttgccctataagcttctgcaaggtacagtaatccaaaaaaagcacgcagttctatttcatctgtgggcttgatggttctgttgcagatgtacttgtcctttataatgtctatatagtggttggtatatgtgacaatagagtccagaatgtcatctgtaaatatactgttccagcattcaactgcagtttttgcattacgtgcagttcctattactgcaggaaggtgagtaataatgtttaaaggttccctacgttttttctggaatggcttcttgttccatttagtatttttctcttttccaatataatatgatccaacttcttcatcctcaccactgtcaccatcttgctctgtttcagaatccaggacacattcttccacctcatcatgagaatcaatctcactttcctctcctaaatcctcattcagtgtgaggtctctatcatctaacagcatgtttgttacttcctcaacgtcaagttgtttggataaattgtacattttcctctccatttcagcagataatctgaagcaagagaaggaatatgttagggaactactgtatatgcctgagcagcacactttcttttataaaatctcccttatttatatgaaatatcctcacattttgtgctatacattcataaaacaagctaaataaactattgtgatgaataaaaacataaaataccaaccttactgaatgtgacgtattcacatacaatgagcctgagagatctgtgcagctatatcctctcccctgaagctctgaaatccaactgtgatatcaggtttcacagaccttcaagagacaggagactacctggatggagggggtttcctcacaatctggtgaggaaggagaaatgaaagtaaaagagaagcgcctgtcagatcagttgtatgtgacggagggttaaataagCTATTGATCGTGTATAACTGGTTGGAAACAGTTGAACTTGATGTAATTATGTCAGGCTCTTGTTAATGTAAGACAGGAGTTTACTGGGAGTCGGCGATGGGAGTTAAAGTGATTAAAGACGGATGGAAACTGTCAATGAATGAATAGATGAATTGGATGTCTGAATTTCCTGCTGCGATCTGGCGGGAGCCATAAAacctatactgtacagacagccgaGCCATATAAtccatacatttcaaaaacctgaccggcacatccaaacatagactaagtgtgaacaggtgctgaacccagagtcgccaactcgtatatagtcaagtaaatgaggcagcacactgcagcgccaaaacatgcaaacttgaaatacgaaatttgaactgcattactgcactagaaatatgaaaaatgagagcgtttagcgcataaaaatggccaattttatgtgtacctcgtagccactttatggcatctctcttataccaggtcctaaacttgccttacctcgctgagaataaacgtctccatctgaatgggtacatgtgaaacctcttcttaggctAAAATTCtcactcactgtggaggggtattggacctgctgtaattaaaacacctgaagctaggaggcggagtgcacgatcagaaggctaaagaatacatttcaaaaacctgacctgcacatccaaacatagactcagtgtgaacaggtgctgaacctagagtcgccaactcgtatatagttaagtaatccATACAGACGGCCGAGCCATAAAAACCTATACAGACGGCCGAGCCATAAAAACCTATACAGACGGCCGAGCCATAAAAACCTATACAGACGGCCGAGCCATAAAAACCCATACAGACGGCCGAGCCATATAACCTATACAGACGGCCGAGCCATATAACCCATACAGATGACCACAGGCACCAGTCATTTCCTCGGTTAGTAAGGGGGAATTATGTACTGATTGACATCTTTCAGGGCAGAGCGATGGCATCATACAGGCAGGACCCCTCTCCTCGCACCTAGCAGGGGCTCCCCATATGGAACCTGTGTGTTCGGATAAAAGCTTTCCCTTGAGTTCAGCCATTTACACCACTGATAAGCCATTATTAGGAATCTACGAGGCGGCCATTCCTGTATCCAGTATCTCATGTACTAGTATTTGCTTCTTTCAGACGATTCTGTCTGCAGCTACAGCCCACTACACAGTAATGGAAGAGTCATCCATTAAGATTAGGACATAATAGTCTACAAACCATGAAATCTCTTTCAAGAGTTGGATAAACAACCGTCCATGAGCAGAGAAATCAGCCACAGTATCCCGAATCCATCGACCCCGTCATGTTGATGATGGCCGTTCCAAAGAGGCAGGGTGTTTGGGAGCCATAGTTGGACAGCGTTCCTGAGGGGCCACTTCTTCATGGACGATGTAACTGCTCAGCAATGGTGGAGGTGGGAACCAAGTAGAAGCTCGATAGTCCACAACGAGCAGGCAGCACAGAGCAAAGTAGACCAGTCATGATTTCGGAGTCATTTGTGGAGACCgtcttttattatatttatatttctTTAACATCTTGTTTAAACAAGGCTTAGAAAATCTTCACATCATCGACAAACTCAAGGGGACACGTCCCTTTCCTCACGTGAGTTCATGTAAGTGAGCGGAGACCTTTTAAGTCCATTAGTCGCTCTGGCAgccacagataataataataataataataataattttatttatatagcgccaacatattccgcagcgctttacaaattatagaggggacttgtacagacaatagacattacagcataacagaaatacagttcaaaacagataccaggaggaatgagggccctgctgctcgcaagcttacaaactatggggaaaaggggagacacgagagggggatggtaacaattgctttagttattcggaccagctatagtgtaaggctcaggtgttcatgtaaagctgcatgaaccagtttcctgcctaagtatgtagcagtacagacacagagggctaatactgcataaagtgtatgagaacatgatgcgaggaacctttttttttttttttttttattataaataggccacacagggatcgttaggttaatgcattgaggcggtaggccagtctgaacaaatgagtttttagggcacgcttaaaactgtggggattggggattaatcgtattaacctaggtagtgcattccaaagaatcggcgcagcacgtgtaaagtcttggagacgggagtgggaggttctgattattgaggatgctaacctgaggtcattagcggagcggagggcacgggtagggtggtaggctgagaccagggaggagatgtagggtggtgctgagccatggagtgctttgtggatgagggtagtagttttgtactggattctggagtggatgggtagccagtgtaatgactggcacagggtagaggcatcggtgtaacggttggtgaggaatatgatcctggctgcagcattcaggacattggagcggggaaagttttgcaagagggagaccgattagtagagagttacaatagtccagacgagaatgaataagtgaaacagtcagagtttttgcagagtcgaaagtaagaaaagggcgaattctagaaatgtttttgagatgcaggtaagaagagcgagccagtgatcggatgtggggggtgaatgaaaggtcagaatcaaggatgacttcaaggcagcgggcatgttgctttggagtaatggtggaaccgcacacggagatggcaatgtcaggcaaaggcacAGATAAGTGTAAGCTAATTTTATTACACCACGCTGCTACCTATATAACCATATAAACGTTCCCAAACTATTAAATTCATAAATAAGTCTGCTAATAGCGATCATAAGGACCCATTAATAGGGCAGCTTTCATTCCATCCATTACAATCCCAAACATCTGACATTGTGGCGGTTCCTCTCCACTAATAACATCATCTTGAATAGATTGGCTTCTTATAATAATAAATCGGTGTCACCCAGACGCGTGGTGCTGATGTTCATAAACATGTCGACAAATGTAGGTGAAAACCAAGAGAGGAACCTCATCCCTTTTCCTGCAAAGTGTGAGGAGGTCGGGGTTCTCGCCACCTTAATTTAGGAATATTGATGCACCATTCCCGTACGCTGTAACCATAAACCAGAAGATGTAGTGCTACGATGTAAGCAGGGATCGTGTCATCATTCTGATCTTTCACTTTTTACAGATGGACACCAGGACGTGATCACCTGAGCTTTACTCCACCGCAGCCGGTTACGTCCATGTTCCTTGTGCGACTGCATTGGCCACAATCACATAGACGCAGACTTTAGCATCAGAATTTACTGTTTTCATTAAGGCTATGACATATCCAATCTGATTACCACAGAATGAAGAAGAACCATACAGTAGTCATTGAATTCTTCCTCCTTGGCTTCGGGGGTCTCCACGGTCTTCAGATCCCTCTGTTCTTGCTGTGTTTGCTGATTTACGCTCTGTGCTTGATTGGGAACCTCATTATTTTAGCTCTGGTCTCCTCCAGTCACCTCCTAGACTCCCCCATGTACTTCTTCCTCTGCCACCTGTCTATGTGCGACATGCTCCTCACCACGGACATCGTGCCCAGTCTTCTGCACATCATCTTGAGAAATGGCCGAGCCATGTCATTCCCTGAATGCATCACCCAGTTCCAGTTCTTTGGGGCAACTACTGGAGCCGAATGTCTCCTTCTGACAGTCATGTCTTATGATCGATACTTGGCGATCTGTCAGCCCCTGTCTTATACACCAGTTATGGACCCCAGGCGGAGGCACCTCCTCGTGGCGGCTTCTTGGGGTCTGAGCTTTGGTATCACATTAATCATTGCAGTTCTGATGTCTAGACTGAACTTTTGTGGCGAGAACGTCATTGACCATTTCTTCTGTGACTTTGTTCCCATCCTTCAGCTTTCCTGTTCCGATACTCGATTGTTAAAAAGCATTGATCTCATCCTGACGGCTCCGGTGACCCTGTTACCCTTCATGACCATCATTGTCAGCTATGTCTGTATAGCGGTGGTCATCATGAAGATCCCGACAGTGACGGGACGGCAGAAGGCGTTCTCTACTTGCAGCTCTCATCTCACCGTCGTCTCTATATATTACTTATCGCTTATTGCTATATATATGGTGCCGACCACTGGACGCTCGATGATTGCCTTAAAGATTCTCTCCTTAATGTACACAGTCGTCATCCCTTTTCTCAACCCTTTAATATACACATTGCGAAACCAAGAGATCAAAGCAACATTTGCAAAAATGGTTtgtttaaagtgaaaaaaaaaagcaaaaaaaaaaaagggtttgcaGAAACAATAACAAAATGCAAAGAACAGGAATCCTGCCCTGTGAAAATAAAGCGTGATCTCCAAAAATGAAAAGTTCTGCAAGTTTCAAATGCTTTTGTTTTATTTTGCACTATATTCAAGATCTCCTATTGCTGATAATAAATGGAAATTATTTTTTTGCAGTAAGAAGTTAGCACAATGAGATTGGGGTATATGACAATGATACACTGAGAAAAGGTACTGGACAATGGAAAAATGATGTTTGGGGTATATGAAAAGGACACACACAAATGTTAGGGTACAGTCTAATGACAAAGTGACACTTGTGTACAAGATGGCACCGGTACTTAAGACACTTGGGCCCTAATTCATAAAAGTGTTatgttttgaattttcacaaaatttttgcACATGAGGTCGTACCAAACATTGTGACGTTTGGTACTTTTAAGACTAATTTGGCATCGCAATAATGGATGGAGCGGATTCAGGAAAAGGGGCCTGGTGACGAATACTCGACTAATTCATGACTATCTGTGCCACACATTATGCTACAAGTCTTACTCCCGTTACTTCAGTCTGTTAATGAATCAGACGCCTCTGACACCGCCCTAACCCGTCATCAAGAGTGTTGTGAACAATGATGGTCTTGTTTAATCGGGGCCTTACGGAAGGATATTATATTAGGGAAATTAATATTAGGAGACATTCCTGTATATGTTATAAATCAATTTTGGGAGGTGGTGGTTATATCTTATTATGGAGACTACATCtggagtaaggagacttataggccaagcAATGCTCCTTGGGGAAAGGGAATCCAAATTAGCAAGGTCTGTTGTGTCACCTATAGGAGCGACTACTAGTCTGACTCTTTAACAAACCCTTCAAAATGACTAAAGCCCCCCAAAACACAATAAATCAGTTATCTGACTGACAGCTATATCTCCTAACCCCCCATATCAGAGGTTTTCCAGGTGGCGGCTCATCTCTAGAACAAGAGTCTGAGATTGTAcatgccagatccttctctacctGGACATCATCTGCTGGGGGCCATTATAGACCCCATAGCAGTAGGTTCGGACAaggttatctaatgtgtatgggggccgtaAGGATATTTACCCAAACCCATTCCTAAAGTAAAGACACTTGTCTGCGTACGGCTCTTTCGGGGCTCATAGGCCGCCTTTGTGCAGAGCGGGGTAGCGGTGTGTGGCCGTTGATGGAGAGTTACGGAGTTATTGTTTTTCCTTGTGGAAACGCCCATCTTCATCATGTCAAACTCATGCACTTATAAATTCACATAATATATTGGATCACGGCGACCATAAGGGCAAGGAATTCACAAATTCTCCGTCATCGGAGTGACGCTCAGTGGTACATGGTGGTATCACACTTCCTTGTCTGCAAGGCGAAATCATTCTAAGTTTGGGAGGTTTAAAATAAAATTGGTAAAATAAATAACAGATGTACTGCGAAAACATTGTAAGATTTCAATGTGGTCTCTACAACAGGCTCCATGGTAAGGCTTACTGCTTGTAGATATATATGGAAATATCACAAAAAGATCAATGAAGGAGTTTGCTGTACCATGGCCGGGTGAGCAAAGTTGTACATTTCCGGTGCTTTCCTTTGATGCCCCCCCATTTTATACTGTATACTGCCATCATCACATGCAAACATCAGCAGGATATAACCTGTGGACGAATGCACTAAAGTATGTTGTCGGACAACAATACAACCGACGTAGTCTGGACACCTGTCCGCGTCTTACAAAGTTGTCAAATAGGGTCCGATTAGGGCACTTTTAAGTCCCATTTCTCGGGAGGTGTATTGTGCTGAGTGTCCCACATAAGGAAAATGCACAACTCTCATCCACTGGTCTGACTGCAATAGGGCAACCATGAGGCCAGATTAACCTCCATGGGGCCTGTGCGGCTGACTCTGGTCTGGTCCTGGATGCAAATTTGGTTCAGAGGTCTACAATGACATATACTTGTGGCCTGTGGAAACACTGCAGTCACTGGCAGAATTCTTACAGTCAGCTAGTCCATTACCATGAGCGGAGAAAGTTCTCGTCTTGTCTTAGAGTTTGTTTTCCTCCTCTGAAAGGCTGCAACTTTGTCCAGTCTGAAGCGTGCTGTATCTTCTCATGCATGCAAGCCATTTTCAGGATGGGGGCAATCCTTACATTATGGCAGACCCTATTTTGAAATCCATTCCAGCAATATAAAATAATTCACAGCAATCATCCATCGGCTTACCATCCATAAAAGTTCTCTTTAATTAGTGCAAACACTGTGGTGGGACGACAGCACCGACACCCTATGATCATTTCACGCCACCTGTATCTCCTCCAACTCATTAGCGATTTCctgtcttaggcctcattcacattcaAATTACACGTACGAGGGTTAAACAATGAAGAAttgtccgattttgatccaacaTTGGATCAAAATTGGTAATGCAAatctaaaatgaaaaaaacaaacaaaacaaaaacagacagTGACCCGATGACATCAGACTGCGCCACGATGACATCAGACTGCGCCACGATGACATCAGACTGCGCCACGATGACATCAGACTGCGCCACGATGACATCAGACTGCGCCACGATGACATCAGAGACCCTGGCCATCCACAACTGCTCCGAGGTTCCAACTTGAACACAGTGCAGTTTTCAGGGAGCTTTTCTCCATCTCTTAGCTTTCTGCTAGTTCAGGGGATTACTTGTTGTTATCTTCTCTCCGCTTTTTCAAGCATTCATCAGCGTCTTGGTTTATTCAGCATAGGGAAGGACAGGGGCACAATTCAACAATCTCTTTGGTATGCCGAAGGCATGATTGGTTTCAACTTCCATATCGATGGCTTTTACTTTTGTTGCTCCTGGAGAGGACTCACTTAAAAATGAATAAAGGGGTAAAACCACATTGGCAAAACCATTTCATGATCCACATGTAATATCTTACAAATCCCAGTGCTCGTCCCCATTGTCTGACTGCAACTCTTCCATGAAGAGCCCTTGTACCCAGACGTCTCTGAACATGAGATGGGTGTAGCTGGTCCCACTGCTGGCGGCTAGTTCTGAATTGATGGCACTGCCGGACATCTTCATATTTTAGTAAGCATGGTGCCATCTTCTACTGCACTAAGCTTCCTTGGCAAATCACTGGGTTTATGGTATTTAACGTTGCCCATTTCTCTGTGCTTCTTTAAAACATCTTTTGCTCAAAAAAAATCTTTGGCGGGGAGAATCCTTGCTGATGTAGTATttgtaccttgtgtcttgttgtgcTCCGTTTTGCCATGGTGTATGAAGTGTGACATGAAATGGTCTTCCACAATCTCACCTTTCTGTTCCTCGCTCAGTTTTAAGCCTTCTACACAGCTGTTTTTATTACAAACTACCTATGAAAATGCTGAGCATTGTCACCTGCAAGTGTATAAAGAATCAGGGCTGTTTGGAAGGGAAATGCCGGTCAAACCACAAATTGAAGGGATTTAGATGTCTCttattcattcactttgcattttgttaaagggactctgtcacctgaatttggcgggctctgttaatggtcagatgggcggtgttttctgttctttcatgcacccctttctttcccgctggccgcaatattgtcttgaatttgataagGTTTCATCCGTAGTACATGCGTGCGCAGTGCAATCTcatcttgcgcacgcgcagtatgctttgcccaactgcgggcaaagccaaaaagcattagtgcacatgtgccggcgcactatgtcccggaagtatttcgctgtgttccaggaCTTGgaatactggtatgggctgggatccccaaagatgaacttgtgggaccttttcaggttgaggatggagtgaagctcaactcccagacctactgccagtttctggaagacttcttcaagcagtggtacaggaagaagtcggtatcgttcaagaaatgacaatgctccatcacaggcctccaactactccacagcatggctggccagtaaaggtctcagagaagaacaaataatgacatggccccttgttcacctgatctgaaccccatagagaacctgtgtgagatgtgagatctacagggagggagaacagtccacctctcggagcagtgtctggaggttgtggtggctgctgcaccaatgttggtcgtaaacagatcaagcaactgacagaatctatggatggaggctgccgagcgtcatcagaaagaaagggggctatattgggcactaatgtttgggggttttgtttttgcatgtcagacatgtttatttctacattttgtgcagttatattggtttacctggtgaaaataaacaagtgagatggcaataattttttttattaagttgcctaataattctgcacagtaatagttacctgcacaaacagatatcctcctaagagccaaatctaaaaaaaaaacactccaacttccaaaaatattacggtaagctttgatatttatgagtattttgggttgattgagaacataggtgttgatcaataataaaaataatcctttaaaatacaacttgcctaataattctgcacacagtgtatgtatggGAGACAACAATACAGCTTGTCTGCACCCACTAACGCAGGGACAAGTGAAAATTGGAGATTGAGCCTGCAGAGGTAAAAACTGCTGAAAAATATTGGAATCAAAGTCATATAATGGAAGCAAGTGTTACACACGCCAGCCTGTACAGTGTAGAGTCACATGAAACATttaagctttaaagggaacctgtcaccgctaAAATcaaaggtgaggtaagcccaccggcatcgggggcttatctccagcactctgtaatgcattctgtaatgctgtagataagcccccgatgtatcctgaaagatgagaaaaagaggttagattatactcacccaggggtggtcccggtatgatgggtgtcgcggtccggggcctcccatcttcttatgatgacgttctcttcttgtcttcacgctgcggctccggcgcaggcgtactttgtcctgttgagggcagagcaaagtactgcagtgcgcaggtgctgggcctctctgacctcacccagagcctgcgcactgcagtactttgctctgccctcaacatgacaaagtatgcctgtgctggTGCGTGACTACAAGAAGGGGATGTCAtcataagatgggaggccccagaccggactggACTGCGATGCCTATCGGACcgccccggggtgagtataatctaacctctttttctcatcttccaggatacatcggggcttatctacagcattacagaatgcattacagagtgctggagataagcccctgatgccggtgggcttacctcacctgcgattttgggggtgacaggttccctttaaggccagatATAGCTACAGCTGCACCTAAGCAGGGCCTGCAGTTATCAGACAATTACACTCAGCTGTGCCCTTATAGACCCCGCTACTGTATTACATAAGAGAGGTCAATAATGGAGGCACTTCTGTATATGTCAGCCTGATTATCCATATATCTAATGTCAGATCAAAAGGCAGGAAAAGGCATTCCCTGTGACCTTAGTGACGCCTAGGGGCGACTGATACCATCACATCTGCTTTTTCAGCGGGAAATTACTGTAAATCTTGGGGTTTAACACAAGAATGGTGAAATAATAAATCACATACAGAGATGTAATCTTGTAATATTTCAGTTCGGCCCGATGATCTACATTACTGTATTGTTTAATCCTACAAAAAAAATTGAAGCACTTTGCCCCAATTTCAAAGATAGTGAGAGTGACAGGCATATTAATATTTACAAATGTGAAAACTTACTAACTTATAAGGctgcgtgcacacgttg
Encoded here:
- the LOC138652271 gene encoding olfactory receptor 1M1-like, which encodes MKKNHTVVIEFFLLGFGGLHGLQIPLFLLCLLIYALCLIGNLIILALVSSSHLLDSPMYFFLCHLSMCDMLLTTDIVPSLLHIILRNGRAMSFPECITQFQFFGATTGAECLLLTVMSYDRYLAICQPLSYTPVMDPRRRHLLVAASWGLSFGITLIIAVLMSRLNFCGENVIDHFFCDFVPILQLSCSDTRLLKSIDLILTAPVTLLPFMTIIVSYVCIAVVIMKIPTVTGRQKAFSTCSSHLTVVSIYYLSLIAIYMVPTTGRSMIALKILSLMYTVVIPFLNPLIYTLRNQEIKATFAKMVCLK